From the Argentina anserina chromosome 3, drPotAnse1.1, whole genome shotgun sequence genome, the window GATTTTTAGATGTGACATTGTGACCTTAATTTACCCCTTCTCTATTTCATTGACATCTAGTTTCCAATTCCTCTGTAGCGTTTAAAGGATTGCAGGATGAAAGACAAAGCTATGACAATATAAAACATGATAGCTTGGGTGCTTGGCTTGGATCGATGGAAGGAATATTTTACATGGACTGGGAACTTTGATGCCAGTACTATGGTCTTCCTCTATAATCTTATTAGAAACATTCTCGTAGCACAGCTATACATTTTCTAGTTAGGCTTCTGGGTTttgcaacttcatgcatggtCACCAGGCATGAAGATGAATAGCAAGGCAATGCTGTTGTCAAAAGGATGAAAGCAAAATTACCCTTTCAGCTGAGATGCTCGGACTCTTCACCTTGAGAAGATTATGTTAGAATGTAAAACAACTGTTAAACAAAGTGCCAGCGGCTTCctagatttttatttttactgttTTGTCAGTATTTCTTTTGTAAAAAAGTTAATTGTCAGTCTGAACATTGCAGCTATCAACGTGGTATATCATATGTGAAATCAGATGGGAATTTTGTGATAGTAGAAAGTGTTgtaaaatagtcatttcaaaCTTGGGAGTCGTCATCCAAGTTTCTGTATATCCAGGTCAAATTGTAAATCAGTATCTGAGCTGAGGTAATTGATAAAGCTAGTGGGAACTTGGGAATAGATGAGTAAAAAGTTTACAAAGCATAGAGATGACGATATCCAGAAACTTGTGTAGATAATTTGAGAAGTCATGCTTCCTATCTTTCGGATATAGATAGGATCATACACGGCTATGTTCCAGATTTAATCGACAAATGTGCAACTCGTACGCGGTGAATAACAAAGACGTGGGGGTCTATGTCATCTTCATCCCTCGTAGTGCCTTACGTAAAATAAGTTCATGAATCATGATTGTATCGTCTTTATCATCTCTATGATTGTGTATTACAAATGGGGTAATTGACTCAATAGTATCTGACTTATTCCATTTTCTAACTTTTGGTATCTCAACTTTTCAAAATATCAAAACGGTATCTCACCTTTTATAACTTACTTAAGAACCATATCTGCCAACGTTTACTATGTTACGAAGATGAAAAGAATTCAAATTTAAGAGGGTATTTTCGTCCAGTCATCTAATCTCCCTTAACCCTAATCTTTTCCCCTATTTTGTGTAAAACAGCCGCATATCTCTTACTCTCGAAATTTCTCTCTGATAAACTGTCAcaaccttaaaaaaaaaagacaataaGATTGAGGATCCGAAAGAATGAGCCATCGATGGAGATATTTTCGTGTTGGAGGAGAACCACCAGATTATGCAGGTAAATTGATCCCCTTTTATTAAAGCTTTCCTCTACCTTTTACAAGTTGGGTGTAATAGAATAGTGATGAATTTGGCCCCTTGCGAATTTGTTTATGGGTTTCAAGGGTTTTTCCCCATGGTGGGAGTTTGACCCTTTTTTCTTGTCTGCATCTACATTTTTCTATTTGAGATGTTCGATTAATATCGGGATCAAGTCATTGTGCGTAGTAGTTTGGGACTGGGTTggtgagaaattaaaactccTGCATTTTTAGGGTCTCAGTGACTTAAACAAATGAGGATTTATTGCTGGGTTGATGACTTAAACAATTAAATGTTGTACCTTGTTCTTGTACTTTGTCTCTACAATGTGTAATAACGGTTTGCATAATTAGATgttaaatgaaagaaaatcaGTTGATTTAGGTTATCATATAAATGAGGTTTTGTACCAGATAGATAAGAGGTCTGCATATTTGATTAAAGTTacatataaatgtatttgtgCTGTCAGCATTTGATTTCCAATATGCAGACATCTTATATGATTATCATCTCTCTTATCTACAATGCATGGATAATACAAATGATATAAAAGAAAGGTTATGTACCTCTTAGTGTTTGTTGGTAAAATCCTTAATTAGCTTAATATGATAACCTTAATTAGCTCAAGATAATTCCAGATTATAatgaaattattaattttctgATTACATATTGTTGCAATGAAATTATTAAGTTTCCAAAGATACAAATTGTTGCTTCTGTAatattattaacatatatatatatatatatttgattgttgCCTCAACATGTTCAACTTGTTGTTAAATACTTGATTTGATTGTTGTAgatctgactatctttaccATGAAAATCTGTCATGGGGGTAGGTTTTATAGTCATAAGGGAATAAATAGAAGATATGTTGGGGGAAACATTTTATATGTAGATGGGGCAGACCCTGATAAGATTTCTATGACAGAGTAAGTTTATTGGGCATATGATATTGGGTATGAACATCCTCCAATTCAGTGGTGGTTTAGGATACCTGGTAGTGAAGATGGCAGtggttttcttcatataacaTGTGATGAGGAGGCAACAAACATGTGTAAATTTGTGTCTCCAAGAATCAAAGTTATGGagttattttataatttgtgaAGCAGAAAGAAGAATGTTTAAAGATGACAAGCTAGGGAGATTTACAGAAAATTTAGATCACACAAGATTTATCGGATGAATGATTAATGATATTGAAGATGGACCTATTGAAGAGACTAGACCTGAGGCCACACCTAATGAGGACTTAGATCCGATTAAGGTAATTGAAGACAACGAAAGAAGTGTAAGGGCTGTTGTAGATATGCAAGCTCAAGTCCAAATGGGAAAAAGTAGAAAGGCGGATAAGGGTAAGAGGCATGTTGAAGAAGCTccaaagtcacaaataaaaagAGGAAGACCAAGCAAACATATGACTAAGAGGTACTCAACCAAAAGTCAAAGGGAGAATTCAAGGCAAGGTGGTGGAGAGAGTTCAAGACAAAGGGAGGAAGAGGTTGAATATTCTTCTGAAAGTTCTACAGATTCAGATGATCCTAATTTTCATGGGATGGTCGATTCAGATTATGATCTAAAttcagaagatgatgatgtagATTTTGAAGGGAATGTGGATGGTGACACTAGAAGGGTTGATGAATGGGATGAGATGGGGTTTGAGGGAAACATTTAAGAAGATGATGGAGATGAGTCTGATGGCTTAAAGGGTTTGCATGGTTCTTCCGATGAAGAAGGTGAGGATAGAGGAAGGTTCCCTGTGACATGTAGGAAAAGGGACTAATGGCTTAAAGAGTTTGCACGGTTTTACGTATGCATAAAAGCCTTGAAGAGAGGATGGAGGGCAGGTTGTAGACCTATTACAGGTTTGGATGGCTGCCACTTAAAAAGTGTTCACAAGGGTCAAATTCTATCTGCTATAGGCATTGATGGGAACAATGGTATTTATCCAATAGCTTGGGCAGTAGTTGAGGGAGAAACCAGAGATAGTTGGACCTGGTTCTTGGAGTCTTTAAAGGAAGATTTAGATATACATCACTCTAGCCACTACGCTTTTATGAGTGATAAACAAAAAGGGTTGGAGGAGGCAATAAAAGAGCTATTCCCGGATGCTGCACACAGACATTGTGTGAGACACCTCCACAATAATTTCAAGATTGATGGTTTTTTAGGTACAAGTTGACACTTTAAGCTCTAGATTGAATTTTGAATGGTTAAATTCGATCAGCAACTTCTATTTTCTATTCTTATTGTAGGTTTGGAGCTTAAAAACAAGTTATGGGCAATTGCTAGAAGCTGTACACAAAATAAATTTCAGGCAGCCATGGAAGACATGAAGAGTAGTACAATTGAAGGATACAATTGGTGTGTGCCCAGACCTGCAGTACATTGGAGTAAGTCACACTTCGACCCCAAATTTAAGTGTAGTCTATTGTTGAACAACCATAATGAGAGCTTCAACTAAAACATTCTTCCAGCGAGAAATAAACACATTTTAGGGTGTTTAGAGGAAATAAGAATAGCAACAATGGTCAGGTTGGGAAACAGAAGGCAATCAAGGCCAAGATGGTAGTGTAAAGTTGGACCAAGGGTggaaaagaaattgaggaaatCAGTGATGTGGAGCAATGAGTATTGGGCTGTTCAGTCTAGTCCCTGGAGGTTTGAGATTCATGGAAGGGGTGCACAATGCATAAGTGGGGTTACTTCTGTTCATTATGTGGCATTGGACTTGAAGAGATGCACCTGTAGGAGATGGGATATTTCAGGACTACCATGTGGACATGCAGTTTGTGcaatattctcaattaaaaAGTCTCATGCAGATTTTGTGGATGACTACTACACCAAGGACACATATATGAAAGCTTATGACCCAATCATGTATCCTATAGCTGGAGTGGAGGAGTGGGAGAAAATACATAGGCCTATTGCACCTATTCTATATAGGAGGCAGCCTGGGAGACCCCCTAAAATGGCTAGGAATCTATCTGCAGGTAAGTTCTTTACTATTTGGTTgaataaataatattttgcTTCTTATATGAAAAGAATAGTGTTGTATATTGCTAATTTATCTTTGTGCAGGTGAAGTAGAACCACCAGCTGGGGCAAACAAATTTCCTAAGGTGTATTATTCTCAAATCACTTGTAAAATGTGTGGCAAAAAGGGCCACAATAGTAGGACTTGTTTACGAAGGAATCAGGTTTGTGCATCTGGTTTGCTTGACTTTTGTTGGTTGGAATAGTTAGATGATATTTGtgattttattgttttgtagGGTCAAAATGTGCAACAACAACCTTTTCATTTGAATACACAAGAGGGTATGCAAGAACAAGCACACCAAAGTCCGAATGTAAGGGAGGCAGTAAGCCATGGTGTTCAACAACAAGATGTTCATGATCTTGTAGGCAGTTCCCAACCACTACCTGAAAGTCAGCAATGTCCCTCAAACACCGGCTAAAAATTGGGGAGTTATTTGCATTAGGGTCGGCTTTGTAATATGCTTGTTGTACGATCTTTTATGATGCTAGCTTATTGGTAAAAGAAACACTTTTGTGTTGAATTTGACTACATATGTAGCTTTTGAAACATTTGTAATGCAAGCTGATGTGTTTTAGGATTAATGTGTTATTATGtagttatttgtttttaattagaTTGTGTCGGATTCGAATGcagtatatttatataaatatctaTGCATCACATCGACTTACAAATATCAGGTACCAAACTTAAATATACAAATATACAGTACcaaacatatatttttgaaaaaGTTCTGAGATAATGATCCATCTCTATATGATGTTGAATTAGAGGGAAAAGATATTGAATTGGAGGTAAAAGACATCAAATTGGCACCAAATGATGTTGAATTGGAGAGAAAATGGAACTGGTGCTAAAGGCAAGCTGGAAAAATATGAGAAGGGATTGAACtgaccaaaatacccttcaaAATGTGTCACCTACCATACTCCGTAACAGAGCAAACATCGGCAGATATAGTTCTTAGGAGAGTTATAAAATGTGAGATACAGTTTTGATATTTTAAAAAGTTGAGATACCAAAAGTTAGAAAATGGAAAAAATCAGATATTGTTAGTCAATTTTTccattacaaatttacaatgttACTTAACAGATGTATATAAATGCCAGCTCGTTTTTTTGAATAGAAAAATGGTAGTGTTTTTCACATGGGCATAAATGCCAGCTcgtttgtttatatatttgtcAGACTTAAACGAGAGGGTGTCGTCGTATCGCCTAACGTCTAAATCGACTGCTTACGAAAACTGTACGTAGTAACCTAATAATCTCCAGACGAGTCACGGAGAGGTATTGCCGAACGGTGCTTTGGACCAACGACTCCCCATTCCTACACCCTAAACCTGATACCAATGCGGCAATTGCAAGCAAACACGCCCATCCACGATCAAGGCGCACATGATTTCTCAAGTGTTGGGATAAACTGCAAGAATAAAACTGGACTACTGTTTGACACGGCAGAATTTTTATTAGTAGGTTGTcattgaagaaggagaaacaATTAAGCAGCTGGTTTTTGCGTTCTGATGGGCCACAATAACGTACGTTAGTCCCAGTTTTAACTGGACGTGGTTTGCAAAATTTTACAAGCTACTGCGCGCCATCAACACTTTCGGCTTAGAATCGATCAGTCATATATTCAGATCGATAAGATACGTACATTAATTgtgacatgcatgcatgtaggCTGCAGACGCTACACAAACCCATCTCACACGTACAAGCGCGCAAGGGCAGAGTAACGTACACTGCAGGGTACTCGAGTTTGGGATTAATTTTTTCCCTAGCTAGCTACACTTTGTAAGAGTAAATATGGCCTAATCTCTTATGagatatcaaaaaaaaaaaaaacgaaaaatgaatAGCCAGTGTCATGCTATAGTATATCCTGATCGAGATGATAAACTGTAATGACGCAATATGATTAGTGATGGAGAGTTGAAGACAAAAAGATGCTTCGTTGTATTGCCAAATGAAAGCCGACCAATTAACTAGTCAATTACCTCTAAAAGAAGAGGCTAATTATAAACCTTGGGGTCAATGTCGCAGACGTAAACATGGTTTTCTGAGGTGTCTCTTTTGTCTTAAGATCAACAAGATATACAATATTATACATGGAAAGCAGATAAATGAGATAATCGGTTTCTAAAAGAGATTTTCGATAAACCAAATAGTTTGATTAGGGATAACTTTATGCCAATTAActtacctctctctctctcctcgatCTGCAAACCCTTGACACTTCTAAGTTTTAAATtgcctatatatatcataattaGTATACAGGCACcacaagaacaaacaatttcttaattttatcCGTACACAATTAACCACAAGCGATTCCATCAATCACATGTATCTAATTAAGGAGAGAGAGTGTACACTAACAGCACGTGCTAAGGCACGCGACATTTTTAAAAACCTTCTGTTAGTCTCTATCTATTAGACGGACTCTGAAAAATAagataaaaacaataaattaaatatttaCCATCATTATTGGCTGGGCACGTGGGACTCCTAAAATCAAATCTTCATCACTCATCAGCTATGGCTGAGAAAGAACCTGGAAAGTGATCATACAATGATATGTATGCAGATTGTCCATATGACAGATGAGAAGGTGCTGCAAATATGATGGGCATCCATGTCTTGAAGGTTAAAAACGACAGTGGCAGTTTTTCATTAATGAGAAATCACAGTAATCCCCACCTCTCCAATCCACTCCACTGCTGCTGGTTTCGCTGAGCAGACAACTACCGCAACCAGTATAGTCATACCTCCTAATCAAGCCTGTCCCAGATCAAAATTGGAAGAATTTGATCCAAATATGAGCGATCCCCACCCCTACTCCTTCGAACACAAGCCCTGCCGCGCCGCCTCCGACCACGCAACACTGACACCGGCCGAGCTAACCATCACCACAAACTCCCCTAACCTCAGATCTCACAAGCAAAACACCCGCCGACCACACGCAACAAAACACTGTCAAGGGAAAAGGTCATCATCAGCATCAGACGTAGTCGGACCAGTGCTGCCGCCaccaagaaagagctctctctctctctctctctctctctctctctctctctccgcgagtgttgttttttttctgaaacttCGAAATCAAGTTGGGTGAAAAACTtacaaattttaattatttacctCAGTGTTGTGTAGTCAACAAAATATTAACCGTTAAAGGCTTACTTACCAAAAAAAGGAATCTGATGGCTGTGGATtaccttgataaattaatGGCTCAGTTCATCTCAATATCAATAAAGTATGCGACGGTGGTTGCACTCCGTGGTGCATACAATCCGTGTCCATTAAGGAGATCGATCGAGAGAGGTAGCCCTAATATAACAACTGCATGACAATTTGACAAAAGTGGCACTAAGTAGCTAGCTCCACAATTAATTGTGAAAATGATGAACATGTTAGCTCAACAACTTCTTAATTTATGGATATATTGTATTTATGTAGTTATAGTAATTGACTTTTGTATTCAGTGTTCATATTATATAGGTTTCCTATAAATGTATGATCTTAACTTGTATGAATAACAATcattctattatatttgagttaGTATCATAGCAAAGATCCGAACGactttgtcttcttctttttttcgcTGCAATATGTTTGTGGAAttaaacctcatttttagGGTTATATTTCCACCACAGATCGTCACGGCTTTATGATTCGTCAGTCTGGCATCATCTTCGTCTGGCGTAAGTTCTCGGTCAGACGCAATTCTCATTCTATCAATTTCAGTTCGGCAGTGTCTTTGATATACAGTCTGGCACTTTGGGCACCAAAACTTCTGCTTTAAGCACCCA encodes:
- the LOC126788652 gene encoding uncharacterized protein LOC126788652, which codes for MWSNEYWAVQSSPWRFEIHGRGAQCISGVTSVHYVALDLKRCTCRRWDISGLPCGHAVCAIFSIKKSHADFVDDYYTKDTYMKAYDPIMYPIAGVEEWEKIHRPIAPILYRRQPGRPPKMARNLSAGEVEPPAGANKFPKVYYSQITCKMCGKKGHNSRTCLRRNQGQNVQQQPFHLNTQEGMQEQAHQSPNVREAVSHGVQQQDVHDLVGSSQPLPESQQCPSNTG